A stretch of DNA from Desulfosarcina ovata subsp. ovata:
CGGCCATGGCCCAAGCGCTGCACAAGACGCCGGCCAGCAGGATGACCCCGAAGAAACGCATTCCCATTTTGTCAAAATCAGCCATTCGACTCCCCTCCTGTTTTGCCATCAATTCATTTCAATGGCGGATATTGCGGTTCGCTCCGGCATGCCATCCGTGCAAAATACCGGCGCGGGTATTCAGCTCCACCCAGGCCTGGCGCAGGCCGACCAGGGCCAGGGCCAGATTGCTCTGGGCTGTGATCAGGTCTTTCTGGGCTTCATTGAGGCGCACCAGGGACCCTTGCCCGGCGTTGTATTCCTTTTCCACCAAGTCGCGGGTACGCCGAACCAGATCCGCATTTTCCCGTTGTAGGGCAACCTGGGTCTGGGCCGTGGTCACCAGTGCCGCGGAACTGCGGATATCGGCGGTGGTGGAGAGCCGCTGCTCGGAAAGCTGTTTTTCCAGCTCCGTCCTGTGCTGACGGGCCTCTTGGATTTTTGCGCGGGTATAGCCGCCGGCAAAGAGGTTGTAGGTTAGGCCCAGTTGAACACTATTGCCGATGTCGTCCTGGCGGAAGTTGGCATCACCGGACCGTTCTCCATCCAGGCTGCCCGACAGAACCAGCGACGGGTAGTGGCCCGCACGGGCGATACCGATCCGGGCGTCGGCCTGGCTGATGCGCCAGCGCAGCTGCTGGATATCCGGACGGCGGTCCAGGGCAATTTGGATGAGGTCGTCCAAGGGGGGCGCTGACAGTTCGTCTGTCGTTTCCGCCGACAGTGGCGCCAGTTTTACATGGGCCGGCAGGCGCGATTCGGGAAGCCCCAGCAATGCGGCCAGTCCGAACAGGGAAACTGTATGCTGGTACTCCTGGTTGATACGGTTGGTCTTGGCTTGGTTTTTACGCACCTGAAAATTGAGCACATCACTGAGCGCACCGGTGCCGACACGCTGGCGCACTTCGGCATCGGCCAGCTGGCGATGGTTGAAGGCCTCGTCGGCCTTGGCGATGGCTATGTTTTCAAGGGCCAGCTGGGCTGAGAAAAAAGCCTGGGACACGGCAGATGCCAGCAGGCGGCGCGCATCGTCAAGGGCGGCAAGACTGGACTTTTCTGCATACCGGGCGGCGATATTGGAAAACTTGCGTTCGAACCCGTCGAACAGGGTCCAGGATGCGGTCAGCCCCGCATTGTAATATTCCTCGGGGTCGGTAAGGCTGGCCGAGGGGTTGAACAGCCGGGCCAGGGCCAGGTTTTCCCGGTAGGTGCTTTCGGACAGATCCACGCGGGCACCTGTGGCGCTGGCGTCCAGACGGGGCCAATAGGTGGAGCGGGCCTGATCCACCTGCGCCTTGGCCTGGGCCACGCGGGCCGCGGCCGCCTCCAGGCCGGGGTTGTCACGCAAGGCCACGGCAACCGCGGTGTCAAGGTCCAGGATGGAGATGGTCGACCAATCGGCGGCGCTGGATTTGATGGCAACGGCCCAGCCGAACAATGCGAAAAGGGTCAAAAGCAGATAACGTTTCATCGTGTTCACACCTTTACGGTAACCGAAATCACTTTTCGATGAAACCTGAAATCATGTCAATTTAATATTTCGTTTTTCTGAACAGCAAATTGACATCAGGCGTCATTTCACAGCAGAACGCCAAAGCGTTAGGCCGGGTGCTATTTTAATGCAGCCCGCATTAAAGTAAGTCCGGCCAGGGCCGATATTGTGGGAAACAGTTCAGTTAACCCAAAGCGGAGCCCGAACGGTAGCAAAATGGCCACGAACAAAAAACAACCGCTGACCCTCTGCGTGACCAGCGGTAAAGGCGGTGTTGGCAAGACCAGTTTCACGGTCAATTTCGCCCTTGCCCTGTCGCGCAATGACAGCCGTGTGCTGGTGATCGACGGCGACATGGGGCTGGCCAATGTGGATGTGCTGTTGAGGCTTTCCGTCAAAACCAACGTTCGGGACATTCTTGAAAGTGGAGCCGATCCCCGTCAGGCGCTGATCTTCGCCCGCCCCAATCTGGCCGTTCTGCCGGGCAGTTCCGGCGTGCCGGAGATGGTCTCTCTGGGAACTCAACAGCAGGAACGGCTGGCCGGATTCATTCGCCAGGTGGCAGCAGATTTTGATTATGTAATTATCGACACGGCTGCCGGCATCGGAGAATCGGTACTGTGGTACAACCAATTCGCCGACCACAATATTTTTATCCTCAGCCCCGACCCCACCTCCATGACCGACGCCTACGCCCTGATCAAACTGCTTTGCCGGGATTACGGCATCAATCATTTCAACCTGGTGCTCAATTTTGTACGCGGATTGCGTGAAGGCAACCATACGGTGGACACCATCAACCGCGTCACCCAGCGTTTTCTTAAACTTAAGTTGGCTCACCTGGGCAATATTCCAGAAGACAAGGCGGTTCGCCGAGCCGTTCTCGATCAGGTCCCCTTTGTGGAACAGACGCCGGGGAGCAAAGCCACCCGTGCGATTCATGACCTTGCCCAACGGGTTCACTCCCTGATCTGATGCCGGCTGTCGATATCACGCGACGTTTTCACCCGATGGTGCGAATCGGATGCCGCTATGGAATCCTCAGCTTCCTGCTGACCGCGATCCCGGCCCATGCCACCGGCAGCGGCCCCTCCGGGTACGAGAATTTTTTCTGGATCCTGGTCTGGGTGGTCGTGCTGGTCATTACTGTTTTTCTCGGCTACCTGCAGCAGAATCGCATGGTCAGACGCAAGACCGCCGAATTGCGACGGGAACTGTTCGAGCGCCAGATGACCGAGAAGGAACTGCTGGCCTCGGACCACAAACTGCGCCAGTCGCTGGCCGAAAAGGACGCCCTGCTCAAAGAGATTCACCACCGGGTCAAAAACAACCTGCAGATTGTCTCCAGCCTGCTTTACCTGCAGGAGGATTCCATGCAGGACCCCAATGGCAAGGGGGTCGAAATTCTGCGCGAAAGCCAGAACCGGGTTAAATCCATGGCCCTGATCCACGAACAGCTATACAGCACCACCGATTTGGCAAAAATCGACTTTGGGCGGTATGTTCAAGGGTTGACCGCCAATTTGTTTGACGCATACGGGATCGACGCCGGACGGATCCGACTCAATGTCTGCGCCGACGACGTCCGCCTGGGGGTGGACATGGCCGTCCCCTGCGGTCTGATTGTCAATGAACTGGTCTCCAACAGCCTCAAGCACGCCTTTCCGGAACATGGCTGCGGCATGCTTGACATTGTCGTGCGTCTCCTGAACAATGGCCGGATGGAAATCGTCGTGGCCGACGACGGCGTCGGTTTGACCGCCACGTCCGACGGGGAGGAAAAGCAATCTTTGGGGCTGCGCCTGATCAACACCCTGGCCACACAGCTGGACGGCGTCCTGACCGTCGATACAGAAAACGGAACACGGTTCAGTATCGTTCTGAATGTTCCTGAACAAACCAAAAAGGAATCCTGATATGACCCAGGCAAACATACTGGTGGTGGAAGACGAAGGCATCGTGGCCCAGGAAATCAAAAGCCGTCTGGAAAAAAGTGGCTACGCGGTCTGCGCAGTTGCCCACGACGGCGAAACCGCCCTGGATCATGCCGCAGCCATGCGACCGGATTTGATCCTTATGGATATCCGCCTCAAAGGCGGGATGGACGGCATTGAAACCGCCGGCCAGATCCGTGACCGGTTTAACATCCCCGTTGTTTACCTGACCGCCTATACGGACCCGGCGACACTGGAACGGGCCAAGGTGATGGAACCCTTCGGCTATGTGGTCAAACCGTTCGAGACCCGCAGTCTGATGGTTTCCATCGAAATTGCCCTGCATCGCCATCGCAGCGAGACCGAGCGTATTTACCGGGAAAAGCTGCAGGCTGTGCTGGAGACCGCCGGCGCCATCTGTCATGAGTTGAATCAGCCCATGATGGCCATCTCAGGCCATACCGAACTGCTCATAGCCACCCTCGACCCGAACGATCCACTCTACCCGAAAATCGAGAAAATCAAATCACAGGTGCAGCGCATGGGAGCCATTACCCATAAGTTGATGGGCATCACCCGTTATGAAACCCGCGACTATGCCATGGGGGAGCGCATCGTGGATCTCGACAAATCGTCAACGACGTTAGGTTAGTGGCGGCTGGCAGACCGGTCAGCCGCGTCGGTTGAAAACCGCGCGCATCAGCCGGAAGAGATGGCCGTAATAGTGAAAGCTGCCCATGAAAAGGGCCCCCCCAATGGCCGTGTAAACGATGGATAGGGCGCTTTTGGGGATTGGCAGGTGTCGCAGAGTCACCCCCATGCCGATCATCACCATGATGATCAGATAACTCCGCCAGGCCTGAAAGGCGAAAAAGCATCCGCGTTCCGGCAGGCGGCGCAACCGTACGATATTCTTCCGGGCGATGGCACCGAAACCGAAACGGAGGGCCACCACGGCCATCACCAGCCCGGCCAGTTCAAATTTAGCACTCCGCTCTACGCCTTCGGGTATCAGCCACCCCATGGCCCTGGTGCACATCAGGCCCCCCACCACGCTCCATGTCAGCCCGCAGGCAAAAAAGAGCCAGCATTTGGGTACCGCCGGTTTGAAACGCGAAAGCATCATGGTCGGGATATCTCAGCGGCAGATGGCATCGACGGCCTCTCCGGCCAGCCATTGGTTGATGACATGCAGGGTGACCCGGATATCGCTGCCGGTAGTCCGGGCCAGTCCTTCCAGGTGGTCGAGGCCAGCCAGGACACGCTGTCGGTCTTCCAGCAGGGCGTAAATTTTGAGGCTGCGCTCCAGGCAGCTCAGGGCGGCGTCATACTCGCCACTGGATTCGTAACTATCGGCCATGGCGAAGAGATCCGCCGCCATCCCCCGGGAAAATCCGGCCTGTCGATCCATCTCCAGGGCCTGCTCGAAAAAATTCCGGGCCCGCGAAGCTTTACCGGTTTGCATCAGCAGACGCCCCCGGGTATAATGCAGCGTCGCCCGGATGTTCCCGGTCGCGACCGATTCGGCCTGATCCAGCAAAAGTGCCGCCTGATCGTTTCGCTGCGTCTTCATCATCAATACGGCCTGGTAATTCAGCACCGCGGCAAAAACCGAACCGCTTTCCTGGGAGAGCACACGGGCTTCCTCCAGGAGAACTTCGGCAGCGGAGCGATCGTCCCTGTCGATCAACAGCGCCACCTTGTTGACCAGAGTCTGGGCCACCATCTGCCGATCGTCGCACCGTCTGGCCATGGCAATGGCGGCATCATAGAAATACCCGGCATTTTCAGGATCACCGGCCTGCCGGTAAACATTGCCCAGACTGGTCAGGCTGCGGGCCACCCCCACCGGGTGATCCGCCAGGCAATACATTTCATGGGCGGCGTTCAGGTGGTCCACGGCCTTTCTCAGGCACCCCTTCTGATACCAGTAGATCCCGTTTTTAAGTTCCTGATCCCCGGGGGCGGAAATACGGGCCGATGTGCTCATCGACACCGGGACCGAACAGGCCCACAGTCCTCCCCACAACAGGATCACGAGGGGAAGAAGTGCTTGTCGATTCATGGTGAGCCATCCTTGGTGGTGTCGGTTCATGTTTACGGTCGCTCGTATCATGTCCCCGTAAATATGTTACCATAGGCTGTCAACCGATCCATCGCAAGGGTTATCATTCGCAGGGTGACCGCATTTGGATTGATTTTTATTTTTTCGCGGGCATGGCCCGCTCCTACGCGTGCCAATCGTTTGGTTCTACACCATTTTCTGTAAGAGCTGGCCATGCCTGCGACCAAATTTTTCTAATCCGGGCTCTAAATGCGGTTACCCTGTTATCATTCGACCATCCGGTAATAGAGGATGCCGACATATTCGTGAAGGGCACTGGCACTGATATAAAGAGTGCCGGCATGGGGCAGCCACTGGCGCCAGGTATGGGGAACGTCACGTGCACCAAGAAAATAGGCCGGAAACGGAGTTACGGCCATGCCGGCACTCTCGAAGGCCATGCGGGCCCGTTTCAAATGATAAGCGGCGGTGAGCAGAATCGGTTGCCGGTATCCGTGCTGATGACAGATGGCCGCTGTCAGCCGAGCGTTCTGGGCGGTGTCCTGCGCGCGGTCTTCCGTAATGATCATTCTTTCCGGGATTCCCAGATCCACGAGAAAACGTTTGATCACCGGCGCTTCGGCCGCACCGCCGTCATCGAACAACCGACCTCCGCTGACGATAACGGGCAGCTTCAAGCGTTGGTAAAGCCTTGCTGCGGTGACCACGCGCCCCATCATCATCGGCGATGGGGCCGATCTCCCGGTAAGATCCGGCACACGGTCGACAATTCCTCCACCCAGTAGGATCACCACATCCCCGATCGGGTCGGATGGAATGGAAAACTCCGCTTCCAGGCCACGCATCAGAAAGTTGGCTACCGGTCCCAGGCAGAGCGCCCATAGACTAAGCCCGATGGCCAGGTTGATCAGCCCGATCCGCCAGCGCCGGCTGAAAGTCAGCACCAAACCCATCGCAACGATTATCAAGATGAAGATTCCCGGTGGGAGGATAAACGGCGCGATCACCTTTTTCAGGATAAACATCATGACGGTTCAACCCCTCAATCCTTTTTCGAGCCGGGTGCTTTCGTGTGGATTGCTCCAGGCCTTGGGCGATTTCTGTCAAAGAATATACCCGCCTGCTTGTCTTTTCATCCGTCTTCTGCGTTGGGCGTTTCCACACATAGCCCCACTATGCGTAAAAAAGCCCGCCTTGAATACGAATGAAAATCCTGCGCATCCTGGTATATTCTTATCCGACAATCGCCTTGATGCTGGCCGAGGGCGGATTTGTTCAGGCGTGTTTCAGATCCGGTATCCTCATCATCCGAAATTTTACTATACGACAGTTGAAAATCCCGGGTCAAATCCTGTCCGCCAATTTATGGCTCGCATCAGCAATCCATTGACAGACGCGTGAGGATTTTGCTATGGAATTTTTAATTGACAACCTGCTGCCCCAAGTGAAAGGCCAACTGCCGTGAAGATCAATATCCTTCTCGCCGCGGCCGCCGCAACGGACTCGGTCCATTGACGGTCGGCGGCAGCACCCCATAACGCTGAATCACCGATATCATTGGGCCGGACCCGACGCCGGCCCTTTTCGCTTTACCCCCGGGCCGGACGGAACGGGGGTTTTTTGTTTTTTCATCCCAGTGGTGGCGGTAACGAAAAAACGATGAAGGAGAAAAGATGGAGAAAACCGTAAACATTCATTTCTCGGAACGCATGTCCCAACTGCCGCCCTACCTGTTCGGTATGATCAACAAGATGATGATGGAACGGCGCTGGAATGGTGAGGATGTGATCGACCTGGGCATGGGCAACCCCATGGACCCGGCACCGGATACGGTGATCGGCAAGCTGCGTGAGGTGACCCAGGACCCCAAAACCCACCGCTATCCGGTGGCCGGCGGCATGCGCAACCTGCGGCGCGAGATCGCCCTTTACTACCAGCGCAATTATGGCGTGAAACTGGCATCTGAAGAAGAGGTTATTTGCACCATCGGTTCCAAGGAGGGCATCTCGCATCTCTGCCTGGCCCTGGTGGGACCCGGCGACACGGTCCTGGTGGCTGCCCCGGCTTTTCCCATCCATGTTTACGCCGCGGTCATCGCCGGTGCCAACGTGATTCGCATCCCCATTGCCTCGGAAGATCAGTTTTTGCAGCGTATTACCACCATGTGCGAATCCCTGACGCCGCTGCCGCGCCTGCTCATGCTCAACTATCCCCACAATCCCACCGGCACGCTGGCATCGAAGGAGTTTTTCACCGAGGTGGTCGCACTGGCCAAACGATATGGCTTTATGGTGGTCAACGATTTTGCCTATGGTCGGATCACCTTCGATGGGTACACCGCACCCAGTTTTCTGGAAGTGCCCGGTGCCATGGATGTGGGGGTGGAGTTCGGCTCTTTCTCCAAATCTTACAACATGGCCGGTTGGCGGCTGGGCTATTGTGTGGGCAACCCGAAAATCATCGAAGGTCTGGGCCGCATCAAGGGCTACTATGATTATGGTATTTTTTCTCCCATTCAGGTTGCCGGGATCGTGGCCATGCGCGATTGCGAGGATGACATTGCGATTCAGGCCGAAACGTACCGGGGCCGGCGGGATGTCCTTTGTGACGGATTGGAACGTATGGGCTGGCCGGTGGAAAAACCCAAGGCGGGTATGTTCGTGTGGGTAAAAATACCCGAACCCTGGAGCCGCATGGGGTCGTTGAAATTTGCCGTAGAAATGATGCAGCGGGCCAATGTGGCCATTACGCCCGGAGCCGGTTTCGGCGAGGAGGGCGACGGTTTCCTGCGCCTGGCCCTGGTGGAAAACGAAAATCGTATCCGGCAGGCACTGCGCCAGATTCGCCGGGCGTTGACCGAGTTGGAGAGAGAAATCAGATATTGATCACTTTGTCCGCCAGTTGCATGGCGGTGACGATATCCAGCATGTTGGTGGTCTGCCCCACCTGTTTCTGTTCCAGCAGTTTGAAGTGGTCCAAGCAGGTACCGCACACCAGAATGGTCAAACCGGCCGCCTCCAGTTCCTTCAGATCCGTCAGGCTGGCCGCCTCGCTGATGGTCAACTTTACGCCGCCGTTGACAAACACCAGGCGCCATAGCGAATCGCCCATCTCCTTGAGGGTTTTGATGAAGTTGATCATCAGCTTGGCACCCAGTTCATCGTCCCCGGTGCCCATGCAATCCGCCGCCACCATCACCATGATTTTGCCGGTGTCGGTATCCGATTGGCCATCTGCCGGTACCGGCTCAGGCGCCTCGTCGCCACCGGTACCGACGATCGTGAACAGCTCCCCATCCTGTTTCACTTCAGTCTGATAGCCCTGGGAGCCAAGAAAACGGGTCACATTCTGTTGTGCCGGTTCGTTGTCCACCAGCACTTCGATCTGATTTGGGTGCAGTTGCTCCACAGCCGCCTTGGTTTCCAGTACCGGTGCCGGACAGGACAACCCTCTCGCATCAATTTTTTTCACTGCCGCTTCCTTTATTCTCTATGTTTTTCCAATTGCGCGCCGGCTATCGGCGATCAACGGACCAGGATTTTACCGGCCGGCTCATCCACCACCTCACCAATCATGGCCGCCTGGGACACGCCTTCAGACTTGAGGTGGTCCACCATCGCGGATGCGGATCCAGCGTCGACGACGATACACAGACCGCCGGAGGTTTGAGGATCGTAGAGGATATCCCCAATGGCCGGGTCGATCCCCTCATTCATTGCTACCATGGCTTCGCGGAACGATCGATTTTTGTATGCGCCCCCCGGGACCAGTCCCATGGCGGCGAACTCCAGGGCCGCGTCGATCACCGGCAGCCGACCGGTATCGATGCGAAGTCCCACAGCGGAGCCCTGAAGCATTTCGGCCAGGTGCCCGATCAGACCGAAACCGGTGATATCGGTGCAGGCGTGCACCGGGTATTGGCGCATGACCATGGCGGCGGTCCGATTCAAGGTGGCCATGATGGTAGTCACCTCGTCGATCATGGCTTGGGATGCGAGATTTCCCTTGATGGCCGTGTTGACGATGCCGGTTCCGAGCGGTTTGGTAATCACCAGGCGGTCACCGGCGTGCATCCCCTGCTTGGTCAGGATTTCCCGCGGATGGATAAACCCGGTAACGGACAGCCCGTACTTGAATTCATCGTCTTCCACGCTGTGACCGCCCAAAAGCACCGCGCCGGCTTCCCTGATTTTATCGATTCCTCCCTGGATCACCGCTCTCAGTACGGAAAGATCCATCTGTTTCAAGGGAAATCCAACCAGGTTCATGGCGGTTTTGGGTTCACCGCCCATGGCGTAGACGTCACTTAAGGCATTGGCCGCAGCAATCTGGCCGAACCAGTAAGGATCGTCGACCACCGGCGTGAAAAAGTCGACGGTCTGAATCAAGGCCAAATCGTCGGAGACTTGATACACTCCGGCGTCATCGGCCCGGGACAACCCCACAAGCACGTTGTTGTCGGCTGGGAAATCCAAGCCGCATAATGCCCTGTCCAGGTCCCCTGGAGGCAGTTTAGAGGCTCAACCGGCCCCTTTGACCGTTTCGGTCAGGCGCAAACCTTTTGGGTACGGCGCTTTCTCGGTCATCATGGTTCTCCTTGTGCCCGGCATAGAATTACCGTAAGGTCATCCTTCCTTCACACTGACGATGCTTTCATATGCCTGGCGGAATCGTTAAGTTCGGCCACCAACCGGTCAAGGTCCAGTCCATAGCGCTCAGCCACCTGCTGCAGGGTATCGAACAATGCCTGACAACAAATACAGGCGCCGGCCCGGGCGTCCCACTGTTTGAATATGGTCTCGGTTTGGCGGTAACGACTGACGATATCCAGTACCGTCATTTCCGGCGTAATGCAAATCGAACTGTTTTCGACCATTGTGCCTCCCTGTCGGCTGAAACTAACCGTGGAGATAGCGGAAAGCAAATTGCTATAAACGATGACCGATGGGTATGGTATCGAGAAATACTATTTTACTTGTCCCGGAGCGTTGATTATGATCTTAAAACCAAAATAATCTTGCCCGTAGCGACCTGCGGTTATGTCAATCGGAGATGCAAACCCCCAACAATTTTATGGACCCGCGCCCATGAAACGACCCGATCTGAGCCAGTGGAAACGCCTTGAATTCAACGATACCCCTATCTATCTGCAGCCGGAATTGCCCCTTTGGATAATTCCGACAACGGCCGGTGACGCCTATATTCAACGCATCCAAAACGGTGGTGCTTTAAACAACGGCTTCGACCCCTTGGGGATGACCCGCGCCCGGCAATTGATCGGCCAGATGAGCATTGCGGCACCGGAACCCTATTTGGGACGCGCTTCAGTGTTGGGTCTGGATCGGCTGGAAGAGTGCTGGTTTCACATTACCGACCGCTGCAACCTCGCTTGCCGCCACTGCCTTTTCGCCTGCTCGCCGAAAACGCGCACCACTCTCTCCTTGGAAGATTTCCACGCCGCATTCCTGCAAAGTTTCGATCTGGGGGCACGGCTTTTTTTCATCACCGGCGGCGAACCGCTGATCCACCCGGATTTTCCTCAAATCTGCCGCACCATCCTGGAATACTCGGAGCAGAATCATTTGGTCATCCTGACCAACGGGCTTCTTTTGGAAGAGCGTTGGGAAACCATCTCTGCACTTCCCCGGCAGCGCATCCACCTGCAGATCAGCCTGGATGGTGACCGAGCCACCCATGACCGGCTCCGGGGGGCGGGCAGTTATGACCGGCTGGTCAGGGTGCTGGGATGGGTGGGCAAGAGCGGCATCGATACCAACCTGGCCATGGCCGTGGACCGGGACAACCTGACCGCCATGTCCCACCCGGTGGAGGTGGCCCGTGCCCATGGCATCCGTGGAGTGCATTATTTGTGGCTTTTGGTAACGGGCAACGCCCGGCCCGAAACCGCCCTGGATCCCGAGCCCCTTTTCAATGGACTGATTGCCGCCAACAAGCGAGCCCGTGGCGCCAACATCGAGATCGACAACATCAGCAGCCTTGCCGGACGGATTTTTTCTCCTCCCGGCACCCGCCATGATTTGGGTGGCGGCGGGTGGACTTCCATCGCCGTGGGGCCGGACGGCCGAATTTATCCCACCCCGGCACTCATCGGTCAGGGTCCGGCATGCGCAGGCCACATCCGCGAGGGGATTGAAACGGTGTGGCGCAAAAGCGATTTTTTCGCGCAATTGCGTGGTCTGTCGGTCGCCACCGATCCCGATGAAGCCACCGATCCGCTCCGCTATCTCATCGGCGGCAGCGACATGGATCACAGCTACTACGCCGCCGGTCGTTTTTCCGGGGCCGACCCCCATCGCCGGCTTTACCGGCAGTTGGCCCTGTGGCTCATGAGCGAGGCCGCGGTGGAGACCGCAGACGATGATCGGCCCCGGATTCGCCTGAAAATGGGCGACCGGCTGCTTTCCTGCGATAACGGCGGTAACGGCGTCAGCCTGACCCACAGCAACTGCGTCCTCTCGGTGGCCAGTGCCAGGGAAGTTGTCGGTGCTTTTTACACCCAGGCTGCGGTAACCCCCAACACCGACATCATCAACCCGGTCTGTTATGCTGAAGATGAAATTGCCCATATCCCCGACTCCGCCCGGGTGCGTTCCTATGGCTGCGGCAGTCCGGTGATGGACGCCGATCTGCAACCCGGGGAAGTCT
This window harbors:
- a CDS encoding DUF5714 domain-containing protein codes for the protein MKRPDLSQWKRLEFNDTPIYLQPELPLWIIPTTAGDAYIQRIQNGGALNNGFDPLGMTRARQLIGQMSIAAPEPYLGRASVLGLDRLEECWFHITDRCNLACRHCLFACSPKTRTTLSLEDFHAAFLQSFDLGARLFFITGGEPLIHPDFPQICRTILEYSEQNHLVILTNGLLLEERWETISALPRQRIHLQISLDGDRATHDRLRGAGSYDRLVRVLGWVGKSGIDTNLAMAVDRDNLTAMSHPVEVARAHGIRGVHYLWLLVTGNARPETALDPEPLFNGLIAANKRARGANIEIDNISSLAGRIFSPPGTRHDLGGGGWTSIAVGPDGRIYPTPALIGQGPACAGHIREGIETVWRKSDFFAQLRGLSVATDPDEATDPLRYLIGGSDMDHSYYAAGRFSGADPHRRLYRQLALWLMSEAAVETADDDRPRIRLKMGDRLLSCDNGGNGVSLTHSNCVLSVASAREVVGAFYTQAAVTPNTDIINPVCYAEDEIAHIPDSARVRSYGCGSPVMDADLQPGEVLVDLGAGAGVECFIAAKKVSQAGAVFGIDMTDDMLALANGATGRVARNLGYANVSFKKGYLEAIPLNDRTADAVISNCVVNLSEDKQRTFSEIYRILKPGGRLVISDVTTDTLPPAAILNDAKLRGECISGAMLQSRLVSLLESIGFERIQILKRFFYREVQGHRFHSLTFTAYRPEKPTTRPVIYPGPFAAVITDGGQVLLRGETTEVPWSGTDADSNALFLLDDTGTVIGAQGENTCACYTPPEAQHAAEPASSPGVRLLNGCMRCGSPLEYLTADRPMACCFCGETLPANAVCTNGHFVCDRCHSQDADLVVRRICQTTAETDMITLINTIRSHPAVPLHGPEHHFAIAGAIVATYRNRGGDVADADIQTAIDRGKGIPGGTCGFWGGCGAPLGAGIAFGVILKSTPLTPTQRKIVQDLTGALIAGISRVEAARCCQREVWTVLKAVAVQSREILPIALKAEGDTRCRQRHLNKECPGKVCPWWEDRGHLS